The genomic segment GTCTCTCTTCTCCAGAACTGGTTTTATTACGTTCAGAGCTATACTCGGCTTTCTTTGATGCGCCTTAGGGACGAATATTATATCTGCCTCTCTTAGCGTCTTTGTTGCTTTGATAGTAATCAGTTCTGGATCGCCAGGCCCGATTCCTATTCCCACTATTCTTCCCATTTTACTTTCCACCATAAAGTCAACTCTTCTTGGCCGATATTATCGTAATTGGATTTCTCGCAATCATCATAGTTTTTCTGCCTACTTCTCGTCCTTTGGCAATAAAGGCTTGGATAACTTCTAACTCCTTGAAGTTTAGCTTCTTAAGCTCGACTATTGCTGTATAACTTGTCTCCAAGAGGATAGAATTTATAACTATACATCCATTCACTTTCAGTTTTTTAGCAGAAGTTTTTATCACATCTTGCGACAATCCACCTCCAATGATAATGGAGTCGACTATTGGTAGATCATACATAGCCTCTGGAGCCTTGCCATGTACACATGTAACGATGTCTTCTACTCCAAACCTTTTTGCGTTCTCTTTGGTCAATCTGATAGATTCTTCTTCTTTATCTATAGAGAAAACCTTGCCCATCGGAGCTACTTGCAGTGCTGCTTCAACGGTCAGACTACCTATACCACAACCTATATCGATGACATAACTTCCTTTGTGAAGGCGGGTTTTAGAGATAGTCAGTACCCTGATCTCTTCTTTTGTAGGTCCAGGGATTCTATCACTTTTAATGAATAAGTCATCTGGAATTCCGGGAACCTTATGAATCCACATTGTCATTCACTTTGAGTTTGGGTTGATCTCAGCTTTTCGATTACCATTACACTTAAAGGGTCAAAGCTGAGTCTTGATAAACTCTTCAATGTGCCTTTGACGATTTTCTCCTCAGGATAGGTAAGCCTTTCACAAATAGCAACAGGAAGTTCTTCATCAAATCCTTGCGCAAGTAAGAAATTCAGTATTTTGTTGGGAGGAAAAGACTTGGGACCTGGAAGGAGTACGATATTTTTACCTTCATTTACAGCT from the Candidatus Methylarchaceae archaeon HK02M2 genome contains:
- the cbiT gene encoding precorrin-6Y C5,15-methyltransferase (decarboxylating) subunit CbiT, coding for MWIHKVPGIPDDLFIKSDRIPGPTKEEIRVLTISKTRLHKGSYVIDIGCGIGSLTVEAALQVAPMGKVFSIDKEEESIRLTKENAKRFGVEDIVTCVHGKAPEAMYDLPIVDSIIIGGGLSQDVIKTSAKKLKVNGCIVINSILLETSYTAIVELKKLNFKELEVIQAFIAKGREVGRKTMMIARNPITIISAKKS